Proteins from one Ipomoea triloba cultivar NCNSP0323 chromosome 1, ASM357664v1 genomic window:
- the LOC116014912 gene encoding flowering time control protein FPA codes for MSGRGGRDRPRRDYPPRDYPPRSEDRSHHKRSNPPSRHLWIGNLSHSLTESTFTNHLLRFGELDSVAFQPGRSYAFVNFKHEEGAFAAMKQLQGFVIAGNSLRIEFAKAEKSSPLPRGEEYLLHRDERPSVRGSPLSQRESRTRYSSLDPPYLDKLDKPKASDRSAEPSPVLWIGFPSQLKVDEFILRKAFSPFGEIDRITAFPGRTYAFVRFKNVSAACRAKETLQGKLFGNPRVNICFARSESGTSNRDRSSMNSPPSPHFRTHEHQGFSENFRQDRNFGNVTGDHDLRSPRYYPDMESSDPHLANYGRKENLWAGEDGAFEQRRYSALGSELGPPGHAYELQSPPRKRLQDFHDFSPPQFPRRDTFYDDQWDLPEDALLFHEAKKLKPSSYHPDNELPEYPLSDSGRSKQRIYHDYPQIEILDKNFDSRPVDYRKIPDRPGSSNLPYGDENDRRNASLEGFQRSSRPLATNSERRRLTPEARPSSVNKEWKWEGTIAKGGTPVCRARCFPVGQPLDMNLPEYLDCTARTSLDMLANHYYQATGSWVVFFAPANDPDISFYNEFMNYLGEKQRAAVAKLDDCTTLFLVPPSEFSEKVLKVPGKLSMSGLILRLDPSGFGYDELHGGLEKQDTNLPPFQGMASYANPASPTGRFPPASSGPYPSGPSYPSMERAVTRNSPFVNAVGASPASFSGSSHPNGKFPDPSNANGHEYRFHQRNHEMQNLNSSTPNIASQPSYNSINSIITQEYDLAVPRTGQESSNVLKSSIPSATAMTLQPEQLAQLTSSLLGQQTQPMVAARGEDFRQPGAMPQSENAYRPMQNYVPPNNHIPEFPSSQFAQVQLQPQQQMTSMPPVQPGAQSNPPMQSSGQDNSDPETRLQATLQLAAALLKQIQQGKGN; via the exons ATG AGTGGTAGGGGAGGAAGGGATCGTCCTCGGAGGGACTATCCTCCTAGAGACTATCCTCCAAGGTCAGAGGACAGAAGCCATCATAAAAGGAGCAACCCTCCTTCAAGGCATCTTTGGATAGGAAACCTCTCTCACAGTTTAACTGAAAGTACTTTCACTAATCATCTCCTGCGTTTTGGGGAGCTTGACAGTGTTGCATTTCAGCCTGGTCGCAGCTATGCCTTTGTTAATTTTAAACATGAGGAGGGAGCCTTTGCTGCTATGAAACAACTCCAAGGTTTTGTTATTGCTGGAAATTCGCTTAGAATTGAGTTTGCAAAGGCG GAAAAATCATCACCACTACCTCGAGGTGAGGAATATTTACTACACCGAGATGAACGCCCTTCAGTTAGGGGCTCCCCACTTTCACAAAGGGAGTCAAGAACACGCTACTCTAGTCTTGACCCACCATATTTGGACAAACTAGACAAACCAAAGGCAAGTGATAGAAGTGCAGAACCCAGTCCAGTCTTATGGATAGGGTTTCCTTCTCAACTGAAAGTGGACGAGTTTATTCTAAGAAAGGCTTTTTCACCATTTGGAGAGATAGATAGGATTACTGCATTTCCTGGACGTACTTATGCATTTGTGCGATTCAAAAATGTATCAGCAGCTTGCAGGGCAAAAGAAACTCTGCAGGGAAAATTATTTGGAAACCCTCGTGTAAATATTTGTTTTGCCAGAAGTGAATCTGGTACCTCCAACCGGGATAGGAGCTCAATGAATTCTCCACCATCCCCTCATTTCAGGACACATGAGCACCAAGGGTTTTCTGAGAACTTTCGGCAGGATAGGAACTTTGGTAATGTCACTGGAGATCATGACCTGAGATCTCCTCGTTATTACCCAGACATGGAGTCTAGTGATCCTCATCTGGCTAATTATGGTAGAAAGGAAAACTTATGGGCTGGTGAGGATGGTGCATTTGAGCAGAGGAGATACTCAGCTCTGGGCTCTGAACTAGGGCCACCAGGACATGCATATGAACTCCAAAGTCCTCCAAGGAAAAGACTTCAAGATTTCCATGATTTTTCTCCTCCCCAGTTCCCTCGCCGAGATACATTCTATGATGATCAATGGGACTTGCCAGAGGATGCCTTGCTCTTTCATGAAGCAAAGAAGCTGAAGCCAAGCTCCTATCACCCTGACAATGAGCTTCCAGAATATCCTTTGTCTGATTCAGGACGGTCCAAGCAGAGGATCTACCATGATTATCCACAAATTGAAATCCTTGATAAAAATTTTGATTCTAGGCCTGTTGATTACAGAAAAATTCCTGACCGCCCAGGTTCATCAAACCTTCCTTATGGTGATGAGAATGATAGGAGGAATGCATCTCTTGAAGGTTTTCAGAGGAGTTCACGTCCTTTGGCAACAAATTCTGAGCGCAGAAGATTAACTCCAGAAGCACGCCCATCATCTGTGAATAAAGAGTGGAAATGGGAAGGTACTATAGCTAAGGGAGGAACTCCTGTGTGTCGTGCTCGTTGCTTTCCCGTTGGACAACCTCTGGACATGAATTT GCCTGAATACTTGGATTGCACAGCAAGGACTAGTTTAGATATGCTTGCAAACCATTACTACCAGGCCACTGGCTCTTGGGTTGTTTTCTTTGCTCCGGCAAACGATCCAGACATTTCATTTTACAATGAATTTATGAATTATCTTGGGGAAAAGCAGCGAGCAGCCGTTGCTAAATTGGATGATTGTACTACTTTGTTTCTTGTACCTCCTTCAGAGTTCTCAGAGAAAGTGTTGAAAGTACCAGGAAAACTGAGCATGTCAGGTCTTATTTTGAGGTTAGATCCTTCTGGTTTCGGTTATGATGAACTGCATGGTGGACTCGAGAAGCAAGACACCAATCTTCCTCCATTTCAGGGGATGGCATCGTATGCAAATCCAGCATCGCCAACTGGGCGTTTTCCGCCAGCATCATCTGGGCCTTATCCATCAGGTCCATCTTACCCAAGCATGGAGAGGGCTGTAACTAGGAATTCACCATTTGTTAATGCTGTTGGAGCTTCACCCGCTTCATTTTCTGGTTCGTCTCATCCCAATGGTAAATTTCCAGACCCCAGTAATGCAAATGGACATGAATATAGGTTCCATCAGCGGAACCATGAAATGCAGAATCTGAATTCCAGCACACCGAATATTGCTTCACAACCATCCTATAACTCGATCAATTCCATCATCACTCAAGAGTATGATTTGGCTGTGCCCAGGACAGGACAAGAAAGTTCAAATGTTCTCAAGTCTTCCATTCCTTCAGCAACCGCAATGACACTTCAACCAGAACAACTGGCACAATTGACCTCGTCTCTTCTTGGTCAACAGACTCAACCGATGGTTGCAGCGAGGGGTGAAGACTTTAGGCAGCCGGGTGCCATGCCCCAGTCTGAAAACGCATACAGGCCTATGCAGAATTATGTGCCACCAAACAATCATATACCCGAGTTTCCATCATCACAATTTGCTCAAGTACAGCTACAGCCTCAACAACAGATGACCTCAATGCCTCCTGTTCAGCCCGGTGCTCAATCTAACCCGCCAATGCAAAGTTCTGGACAAGACAACTCAGACCCCGAGACACGCCTGCAAGCAACATTACAGTTGGCTGCAGCTCTTCTTAAACAAATTCAACAGGGTAAAGGGAACTGA